The bacterium sequence GAGCATCATCCACTTCGCCCGGCCCAGGTTCCTGGCCCGCTGGGTGAACGACATCCGGTACATCCCGCTGCTGCTGGCCATCCCGGCGCTGCTGCTGGGACTGGCGCTGCGGCTGCGCGATCCCCTCGCCGCCGCCCTGGGCATCACGGAGCGCGCCGATGACCGGATCGTCTACGCCTACTCGAGCCACTTCCCGCACTGGCTGATCAACGGCCTGTTCCTGATCTGCGCCGCCCTGGTCCTGGTGGGGGCCGTCTTCAGCGTCGCGTGTTTCTGGCGGAGCATGAAGGCCGCGCTCGAGCGGGACGTCGGCGCGACGCCGGTCCAGGGCGTGTGGCCGAGCCTCGTCGCCACCCTGAGGAACGTCTTCACCCACGACAACTTCTCCGTCTGCACCACGGCCCACATCAGGTACCTGTCCCACCCCTTCATCTTCTACGGCTTCCTGGCCCTGACGGTGGTGACCCTCTGGGTGATCGCCGCCGGCATCAACCCCTTGATCCGGGGCGAGTTCATCTACCCCTTCTCCTTCTGGAGCCCGTGGAAGATCCTGGCCAACCTGGGCGGGCTGTCGGTGTTCGCCGGCTGCGTCCTCACCATTCGCGAGCGACTGTTCGGCACCGCCTACAACACCGCCGGCAACTACTACGACTGGTCGTTCCTGGTCACACTGATCCTGGTGGCGCTCACGGGTTTCGTCACCGAGGTGCTGCACTACTTCCGGATGGA is a genomic window containing:
- the qmoC gene encoding quinone-interacting membrane-bound oxidoreductase complex subunit QmoC; translated protein: MAEAEKSSWTATETEAGGRPPAAPAVAGRPALVEPDLTFIHTLSRRIGQNYKKCMQCGTCAATCSLSPDSASFPRKEVIWAAWGWKDRLVRDPDVWLCYQCNDCSTRCPRSAHPGDLLAAVRHESIIHFARPRFLARWVNDIRYIPLLLAIPALLLGLALRLRDPLAAALGITERADDRIVYAYSSHFPHWLINGLFLICAALVLVGAVFSVACFWRSMKAALERDVGATPVQGVWPSLVATLRNVFTHDNFSVCTTAHIRYLSHPFIFYGFLALTVVTLWVIAAGINPLIRGEFIYPFSFWSPWKILANLGGLSVFAGCVLTIRERLFGTAYNTAGNYYDWSFLVTLILVALTGFVTEVLHYFRMEPHRHVVYFVHLIFVFALLVYMPYSKFAHVIYRTTALVLAESFGRKRGAPPLAEAVAEEGGDAS